In Hymenobacter sublimis, a single genomic region encodes these proteins:
- a CDS encoding UDP-glucose dehydrogenase family protein: MKIAVVGTGYVGLVTGTCFAEVGIDVTCIDIDQRKIDNLHKGILPIYEPGLEEMVSRNVAAGRLHFSTNISEAIKGCDVAFIAVGTPPGEDGSADLKYVLAVARSIGENMNSYGVIVTKSTVPVGTAAKVRKEIEDALAKRGENIEFDVASNPEFLKEGAAIDDFLKPDRIVVGVSSERAEEVMSRLYKPFLLNGHPIIFMDIPSAEMTKYAANSMLATKISFMNDIANLCEIMGADVNMVRKGIGSDARIGTKFIYPGIGYGGSCFPKDVKALIKTAAENGYQMQVLQAVEGVNEAQKEVLFNKVKNHFGGDLNGKKIAIWGLSFKPKTDDMREAPSLVIIDKLLAEGCTVTAYDPVAMEEAKHSLGDRITYAKDQMEALIDADALLVVTEWPEFRVPNFDVMSRLLKQKVIFDGRNIYDAAELRAAGYAYHCIGIKTAHHEPA, translated from the coding sequence ATGAAAATCGCAGTAGTAGGCACCGGCTATGTCGGCCTTGTAACAGGCACTTGTTTTGCCGAGGTAGGCATCGATGTGACATGCATCGACATTGATCAGCGCAAGATTGACAACCTGCACAAAGGTATTTTGCCCATCTATGAGCCGGGCCTGGAAGAAATGGTGTCGCGCAATGTGGCTGCAGGCCGCCTGCACTTCTCCACTAACATCAGCGAGGCCATCAAAGGCTGCGATGTGGCCTTTATTGCGGTAGGCACGCCTCCTGGCGAAGATGGTTCGGCTGACTTGAAGTACGTACTGGCCGTGGCTCGCAGCATCGGTGAAAACATGAACAGCTACGGCGTTATCGTGACCAAGAGTACGGTGCCGGTTGGCACGGCTGCCAAGGTGCGCAAGGAAATTGAAGATGCCTTAGCTAAGCGCGGCGAAAACATCGAATTTGATGTTGCTTCTAATCCCGAATTCCTAAAAGAAGGTGCTGCTATTGACGACTTCCTCAAGCCTGACCGCATTGTAGTAGGAGTTTCGTCGGAGCGGGCTGAGGAGGTAATGAGCCGCCTGTACAAGCCCTTCTTGCTTAATGGTCATCCCATTATCTTCATGGATATTCCGTCGGCTGAAATGACGAAATATGCGGCCAACTCCATGCTGGCTACCAAAATTTCGTTCATGAACGACATCGCCAACCTGTGCGAAATCATGGGCGCTGACGTGAACATGGTCCGCAAGGGTATTGGCTCTGATGCCCGAATTGGCACCAAATTCATCTACCCTGGTATCGGCTATGGTGGTTCTTGCTTCCCTAAGGACGTAAAAGCTCTGATTAAAACCGCCGCAGAAAATGGCTACCAAATGCAAGTGCTGCAAGCCGTAGAAGGTGTCAACGAAGCCCAAAAGGAGGTACTGTTTAATAAGGTAAAAAACCACTTCGGCGGCGACCTGAACGGAAAGAAAATAGCCATTTGGGGCTTGTCGTTTAAGCCCAAAACGGACGACATGCGCGAAGCACCTTCCTTGGTAATCATCGACAAGTTGCTAGCTGAGGGCTGCACAGTTACAGCTTATGACCCAGTAGCTATGGAAGAGGCCAAGCACTCCCTCGGCGACCGGATAACTTACGCCAAGGACCAAATGGAGGCCTTGATTGATGCCGACGCTCTGCTCGTGGTTACGGAGTGGCCTGAGTTCCGCGTGCCAAACTTCGATGTAATGAGCCGCTTGCTGAAACAGAAGGTTATCTTCGACGGACGCAACATTTACGATGCCGCTGAACTGCGGGCTGCTGGTTACGCTTACCATTGCATCGGCATCAAAACGGCTCACCACGAGCCCGCTTAA
- a CDS encoding glycosyltransferase family 2 protein, giving the protein MAPTVPARKLSIIIPAYNEGATIHLILDQIKQVQLLGGFTKEVLIVNDCSRDNTEEAVQRYVASNPELAIQYYKHDVNQGKGAALHTGIRKATGDYIIIQDADLEYDPEEYNVLLRPVLRGVADVVYGSRFIGGKPHRILFFWHSIGNHWLTMLSNAFSNLNLTDMETCYKLFRRDIVQGLQLEEKRFGFEPEVTIKMARVPNVRIYEVGISYYGRTYAEGKKIGWRDGFRAIYCILKYGLFA; this is encoded by the coding sequence ATGGCTCCAACAGTCCCCGCGCGTAAGCTTTCCATCATCATTCCGGCCTACAACGAGGGAGCAACTATCCACCTTATTCTGGACCAGATTAAGCAGGTGCAATTGTTGGGAGGCTTTACCAAAGAAGTGCTGATTGTAAACGACTGCTCCCGGGATAACACAGAAGAAGCGGTTCAGCGCTACGTAGCTAGCAACCCAGAGCTGGCAATACAGTATTATAAGCACGACGTAAATCAGGGAAAAGGCGCGGCTTTGCATACCGGCATTCGAAAAGCCACCGGTGACTACATCATCATCCAAGACGCTGACTTGGAGTATGATCCGGAGGAATACAACGTCCTACTGCGTCCCGTGCTACGGGGCGTGGCAGATGTGGTGTATGGCTCCCGCTTTATTGGCGGTAAGCCGCACCGGATTCTATTCTTTTGGCACAGCATCGGCAACCACTGGCTAACTATGCTCAGCAATGCCTTCTCCAACCTGAACCTAACCGATATGGAGACCTGCTACAAGCTCTTCCGGCGCGATATTGTACAGGGACTTCAACTGGAAGAAAAGCGCTTCGGCTTCGAGCCGGAAGTAACCATCAAAATGGCGCGGGTGCCCAATGTGCGCATCTACGAAGTAGGCATCAGCTACTACGGCCGGACCTACGCCGAAGGTAAAAAAATAGGGTGGCGCGACGGGTTTCGTGCCATCTACTGCATTCTCAAGTACGGCCTGTTTGCGTAA
- a CDS encoding sugar 3,4-ketoisomerase: MQKPHLIEFPKLGASDIGYISVGEANGLIPFPIERTFWTYFTPENIVRGRHAHHATEQVLIAVAGRIIVTTEMPDGEVQTFVLESPHVGVYIPPNAWHTMQYSHTAVQVVFASTSYQEHDYIRQYEDFKRIWGHK; the protein is encoded by the coding sequence ATGCAGAAGCCACATCTAATTGAGTTTCCAAAGCTGGGTGCCTCCGATATCGGCTACATTTCCGTTGGGGAAGCTAACGGGCTTATTCCGTTCCCAATAGAACGTACTTTCTGGACTTACTTTACACCTGAGAATATTGTACGAGGCCGTCATGCACACCATGCGACCGAACAGGTACTTATTGCAGTAGCTGGGCGGATTATTGTCACGACGGAAATGCCCGACGGCGAAGTGCAAACTTTTGTGCTAGAGTCGCCACATGTAGGCGTGTACATTCCCCCCAATGCTTGGCACACTATGCAGTACTCACATACCGCCGTACAAGTAGTATTTGCCTCTACCTCTTACCAAGAGCATGATTATATCCGCCAATACGAAGACTTTAAGCGGATATGGGGCCACAAGTAA
- a CDS encoding glycosyltransferase family 2 protein, with protein MPKLSVIIPCYYNEANVPVTVKELIDNEVRFPTGVEFEYIFVDDGSGDQTLQALIAAHDQYPDRIRVIKLAGNVGSYNAIVAGIAHATGDCLSVITADMQDPPELMVQMYDYWQKGFKLVIGNRQDREETGFSKWFAQAFHWLMKRLALSNIPDGGFDFVFFDRQVADEVTKMHERNSNVFYLMIWLGFAYVNIPYVRRKRQIGTSRWTISKKIKLLIDSLLSFSFFPIRAISVTGLGLGVIALIYGIYIIGLKILDPQGPQGWTTLMVVVLFISAFQMVALGIIGEYVWRSMDAARSRPLYVVSEIYGFTKSKS; from the coding sequence ATGCCCAAGTTGTCAGTAATCATCCCTTGTTATTATAATGAGGCAAATGTGCCCGTTACGGTCAAAGAGTTAATCGACAATGAAGTCCGTTTTCCAACTGGGGTAGAATTTGAATACATATTCGTGGATGATGGTTCGGGCGACCAGACGCTACAGGCTTTGATAGCGGCTCACGATCAATATCCTGACCGCATACGAGTGATAAAATTAGCTGGCAACGTTGGTTCTTACAACGCTATTGTTGCCGGTATTGCTCATGCTACTGGCGATTGTTTATCTGTAATTACTGCCGATATGCAGGATCCACCTGAGTTAATGGTACAGATGTATGACTATTGGCAAAAGGGTTTCAAACTGGTGATAGGTAACCGACAAGACCGAGAGGAAACTGGCTTTTCCAAGTGGTTTGCTCAAGCCTTTCATTGGCTGATGAAGCGATTAGCCTTAAGCAATATTCCAGACGGCGGGTTTGATTTTGTATTCTTTGATCGGCAAGTAGCCGACGAGGTTACTAAGATGCATGAACGCAATAGCAATGTGTTCTACCTCATGATTTGGTTAGGGTTCGCATACGTTAACATTCCGTATGTGCGTCGCAAACGCCAAATAGGAACTTCACGGTGGACTATTTCAAAAAAAATAAAGCTGTTAATTGATTCACTGCTTTCTTTTTCCTTTTTTCCAATACGTGCTATTTCTGTAACTGGTTTAGGGCTAGGAGTTATTGCTCTAATCTATGGTATATACATTATAGGATTAAAAATATTGGATCCTCAAGGCCCGCAAGGTTGGACCACATTAATGGTGGTTGTGCTATTTATATCTGCCTTTCAAATGGTCGCGCTAGGTATAATAGGTGAATATGTGTGGCGCTCTATGGATGCTGCCCGTAGTCGCCCCTTGTATGTTGTCAGTGAAATTTATGGTTTCACAAAGAGTAAATCTTAA
- a CDS encoding C40 family peptidase — protein MNYRNGRYYSARDMARMKAADRRRGASPALVKSKVKTSTPAGKSKVVARRPTPARPLPANVPRQMAMVIETARSFQGTPYKFGGTTRLGMDCSGLLHESFAAINVAIPRSSNEQAVWGEPIRPQDLRAGDLVFFGASPGSPVITHVGLVTEASAESVQFIHSSSSLGVVENALETDYYLSRFIKAVRPIL, from the coding sequence GTGAATTACCGAAACGGGCGTTACTACTCGGCCCGCGACATGGCGCGCATGAAAGCTGCGGACCGCCGCCGGGGCGCTAGCCCTGCGCTGGTCAAATCTAAGGTCAAGACATCAACACCCGCCGGAAAAAGTAAGGTAGTGGCCCGTCGGCCTACCCCGGCTCGCCCCCTGCCGGCCAACGTACCCCGCCAGATGGCTATGGTCATTGAAACGGCTCGTTCCTTCCAAGGCACTCCGTACAAGTTTGGTGGCACCACAAGGCTAGGCATGGACTGTTCCGGACTGCTGCACGAGTCTTTTGCGGCTATTAACGTGGCTATTCCCCGCTCCAGCAACGAGCAAGCCGTGTGGGGTGAGCCCATCAGGCCGCAAGATTTGCGCGCCGGCGATTTGGTATTTTTCGGAGCTTCACCTGGCAGCCCGGTAATTACCCACGTGGGGTTAGTTACTGAAGCCTCAGCGGAAAGCGTCCAGTTCATCCACTCCTCCAGCTCTTTAGGTGTTGTGGAGAATGCCTTAGAAACTGATTACTACTTAAGCAGATTCATTAAGGCAGTACGACCAATATTGTGA
- a CDS encoding FAD-binding oxidoreductase gives MEYQVLTPALLAELEAVVGVQHLLTAQRAEAEVYADYGRDHTEDLHFAPDVVVRPANAEQISAIMRLCHENHIPVTPRGAGTGLSGGALPIHNGVVLSTERLNRILEIDERNLQATVEPGVINEVFQNAVKEVGLFYPPDPASKGSCFLGGNLAHSSGGPKAVKYGTTRDYVLNLQVVLPTGDIIWTAANTLKNSTGYNLTQLMIGSEGTLGIITKVVFRLLPYPQHTILMLVPFRQEAQAAEAVSAVFRAGIIPSGMEFMEREAIAWSSDYLKIPLTLPEDILAHLLIELDGQDLEQLYKEAEQVYAVLERYDVGEILLADNATQKDELWKIRRNIGNSVRYNSVYKEEDTVVPRAELPTLLKGVKEIGARYGFKSVCYGHAGDGNLHVNIIRGELTDEQWNVGLRQPIREIFELCVKLGGTISGEHGIGLVQKQFIGIAIGETQLNLMRGIKQVFDPHGIMNPGKIF, from the coding sequence ATGGAATACCAAGTATTGACTCCGGCCTTGCTAGCTGAGCTTGAAGCAGTAGTAGGCGTTCAGCACCTGCTAACGGCTCAGCGGGCGGAGGCGGAAGTATATGCCGACTATGGCCGCGACCATACGGAAGACTTGCACTTTGCTCCCGATGTAGTAGTGCGCCCCGCTAACGCCGAGCAGATCAGCGCTATTATGCGCCTGTGCCACGAAAACCACATTCCTGTTACCCCGCGCGGAGCCGGTACCGGACTAAGCGGCGGGGCATTGCCCATTCATAACGGAGTGGTACTGAGTACGGAGCGGCTGAACCGCATTCTTGAAATTGATGAGCGCAATTTGCAGGCTACCGTGGAGCCGGGCGTGATTAATGAAGTGTTTCAAAATGCCGTAAAAGAGGTTGGGTTGTTCTACCCTCCGGATCCGGCTAGTAAAGGCAGCTGCTTTCTGGGAGGTAATCTGGCGCACAGCAGCGGCGGCCCCAAAGCCGTGAAATACGGTACCACGCGCGACTACGTGCTGAACTTGCAGGTAGTGCTGCCCACGGGCGACATCATCTGGACGGCAGCTAACACCCTGAAAAACTCCACCGGCTACAACCTCACCCAGCTGATGATTGGTTCGGAAGGCACACTCGGGATTATCACCAAAGTAGTGTTCCGGCTTTTGCCTTACCCCCAGCACACCATTTTGATGCTGGTGCCTTTCCGGCAGGAGGCGCAGGCTGCCGAAGCGGTATCGGCGGTGTTTCGGGCGGGTATTATTCCTTCCGGCATGGAGTTCATGGAACGGGAAGCAATTGCCTGGTCGTCGGATTACCTGAAAATTCCACTCACTTTGCCCGAGGACATCTTGGCTCACCTACTCATTGAATTGGACGGGCAGGACCTGGAGCAGCTGTATAAGGAAGCCGAACAAGTGTATGCCGTACTAGAACGCTACGACGTGGGCGAGATTCTGCTAGCCGACAACGCTACCCAGAAAGATGAATTGTGGAAGATTCGGCGCAACATTGGTAATTCAGTCCGCTATAACTCGGTGTACAAAGAGGAGGATACCGTTGTGCCCCGGGCCGAGCTGCCCACCCTACTTAAAGGTGTCAAGGAAATTGGGGCCCGCTACGGATTCAAAAGCGTATGCTACGGTCATGCCGGCGACGGTAATCTGCACGTGAATATCATCCGGGGCGAACTGACCGATGAGCAATGGAATGTGGGTCTGCGCCAGCCAATCCGGGAGATTTTTGAGCTGTGCGTGAAGCTAGGTGGCACCATCAGTGGGGAGCACGGCATCGGATTGGTGCAGAAACAATTCATTGGTATTGCCATCGGCGAAACCCAACTTAATCTGATGCGGGGCATTAAGCAAGTTTTCGATCCGCATGGCATTATGAATCCAGGCAAAATATTTTAG
- a CDS encoding glycosyltransferase family 39 protein, giving the protein MKKITTLLLLDSVKKKIQLIPFSKAFLFCCLIKIIISFFVYGTNMYFGDGKYFLIEGDTLSYTEPIDNLLKYGNYVGDKKLIDSYAGRMPAVGAVYLCFRLFLNPLHSMVAYCLAQYLCSFVSMYLVGKIMLRLDYGKYYAFIAMMLFALSTFLLKYDVVVLGESFAVITVLSSFYFICKVLNNRRLTYVFFIGVTLAIAVFFRPFLVLIFPAVGFYLIWHFHTLGEDVKRILLMLSIFSLPFIILDSLWVARNWPIYKRIIPLQSTVWAGYDTKESYKSLVGLCTSLGYEAAFWERNSAMDWFVGYSSPNPKFVWSQNDFTRLYNMDTLQVIKETYRNLPLPSKQNRIQHRQDSMLVNRINAYKDSYKEEKPVRYHIINRIKILYILVFKNAVAVIFTRSFSDLPMIHRIFKVLSYIFYVLTVGLGFISVLFIWKHDKKKNILVKIVPLYTIIIIGIVFQQPEQRYFAVAYPFMLINFAITLKYIGVYFKNHGFVNIYNI; this is encoded by the coding sequence ATGAAAAAAATAACGACTTTGTTGCTGCTTGATTCTGTCAAGAAAAAAATACAGCTAATTCCGTTTTCGAAAGCATTTTTGTTTTGCTGTCTTATAAAAATAATAATTTCTTTCTTTGTTTATGGAACTAATATGTATTTTGGAGATGGGAAATACTTTCTTATAGAAGGTGATACACTGTCTTATACAGAGCCAATCGACAACTTATTAAAATATGGAAACTATGTAGGTGATAAGAAACTTATTGACTCTTATGCAGGCCGTATGCCTGCAGTTGGAGCTGTTTATTTGTGTTTTAGGTTGTTTTTGAATCCCTTGCACTCAATGGTTGCATACTGTTTAGCTCAGTATTTGTGCTCATTTGTTAGTATGTATCTGGTTGGTAAAATTATGTTAAGGCTAGATTACGGAAAATATTATGCTTTCATTGCTATGATGCTTTTTGCTTTGAGTACCTTTTTGTTAAAATATGACGTAGTTGTTTTGGGTGAAAGTTTTGCGGTAATCACAGTATTGTCAAGCTTTTATTTTATATGCAAAGTATTAAATAATCGACGATTAACATATGTTTTTTTTATAGGTGTCACGTTAGCAATAGCTGTATTTTTTAGGCCTTTTTTGGTTTTGATTTTCCCAGCAGTAGGTTTTTATCTTATCTGGCATTTCCATACTCTTGGAGAAGATGTCAAGCGTATTTTGCTTATGTTATCAATCTTTTCTTTGCCTTTTATCATTTTAGATTCACTTTGGGTAGCGCGAAACTGGCCAATATATAAAAGGATCATACCGTTGCAGTCCACTGTATGGGCTGGATATGATACAAAGGAAAGCTATAAATCATTAGTGGGTCTCTGTACCTCGCTTGGCTACGAAGCTGCCTTTTGGGAGAGAAATTCTGCGATGGATTGGTTCGTAGGTTATAGCTCACCTAACCCTAAATTCGTTTGGAGTCAAAACGATTTCACTCGTTTGTATAATATGGATACTTTGCAGGTTATAAAAGAAACGTATAGAAATTTACCTCTTCCGTCTAAACAAAATCGAATCCAACACCGTCAAGATTCTATGTTAGTTAATAGAATTAATGCTTACAAGGACTCTTATAAAGAAGAAAAACCAGTCAGATACCATATTATCAATAGAATTAAGATACTTTATATTCTTGTATTTAAGAATGCTGTTGCAGTTATTTTTACTAGATCATTTAGTGACCTGCCTATGATTCATAGAATTTTTAAAGTACTCTCATACATATTCTATGTGTTGACAGTAGGGTTAGGTTTTATTTCTGTTTTATTCATTTGGAAACATGATAAGAAAAAAAATATACTTGTAAAAATCGTGCCGCTGTATACAATAATTATTATAGGTATTGTGTTTCAGCAACCTGAGCAAAGGTATTTTGCTGTAGCTTACCCATTCATGTTAATAAATTTTGCCATTACTTTAAAGTATATTGGTGTGTACTTCAAAAATCATGGTTTTGTAAATATATATAATATATAG
- a CDS encoding acyl-CoA-binding protein: MNLQDQLSLQREFEAAVSRVDNMPGDQAAAHMTDLYGLYKQATEGDHDTLDPHNVGDDTPDDPSGKPGMSQAQWDAWSKFKGVSQDDARRQYIQKVQEVAGPVGEKATIITGNGQPATGSQVGGADAASGPEVQANDNTTLAQQPTTQPGVSQGGLRGDITAGAPYGGEDKLKGDQS, from the coding sequence ATGAATCTACAAGATCAACTAAGTCTTCAGCGAGAATTTGAAGCCGCCGTATCCCGCGTTGACAATATGCCTGGCGACCAAGCGGCCGCTCACATGACTGACCTCTACGGCCTCTATAAACAAGCTACCGAAGGTGACCACGACACGTTGGACCCACACAATGTAGGCGACGATACGCCGGACGACCCCAGCGGTAAGCCCGGTATGTCACAGGCCCAGTGGGATGCCTGGAGCAAGTTTAAAGGTGTTAGCCAGGACGATGCCCGTCGGCAGTACATTCAGAAAGTTCAGGAAGTAGCCGGCCCCGTCGGCGAAAAGGCAACCATCATTACAGGCAATGGCCAGCCCGCAACTGGTTCCCAGGTAGGCGGCGCAGATGCTGCTTCCGGACCTGAGGTGCAAGCCAACGACAATACAACGCTTGCGCAACAGCCTACTACCCAGCCGGGCGTTTCGCAGGGAGGCCTACGCGGTGATATTACGGCCGGCGCACCCTACGGCGGTGAGGATAAACTGAAAGGCGACCAAAGCTAA
- the asnB gene encoding asparagine synthase (glutamine-hydrolyzing) — MCGISGVFAFTDAGRNSLASLRASTDAIVSRGPDSQGHFAYERCGLGFRRLAILDLTADGNQPMTDESGRYTIVFNGEIFNFKELRQKLVSKGHRFHSQTDTEVVLHLYISEGRNFLKKLNGFFDFAIYDKEEDSIFLARDRMGEKPLLIYRDEDKLLFASEMKSLLALGVPRKLDYVSLSHYLQLNYIPGPATIFKGVKKLLPGHYLYVKGKKVVRKRWYKIPYDAKKAEKNKLSYEQQQAKLVDLLDDATARRLVADVPVGAFLSGGIDSSVIVALATRHTQHLNTFSIGYRDEPFFDETKYAKLVADKYKTNHTVFSLTNQDLYDHIFDVLNYIDEPFADSSALAVYILSKRTREKATVALSGDGADELFGGYNKHMGEFQVRQGGFKAEAVTGLNLLWDVLPKSRNSFFGNKVRQFQRFSRGMLSGPKDRYWDWASFASEKDARALLSPAAKRKVGKKLAEKRRKDILEDLHADGDLNEVLLTDTKLVLPYDMLTKVDLMSMANSLEVRPPFLDPNVVRFAFSIPVSSKIDGKMKKKIVQDAFRPMLPGELYKRPKHGFEVPLLKWFRGELRPLIEDDLLSDGFIEAQGVFDVEAIRGLKRQLFSSSPGDVHARIWALIVFQWWWKKHMMAA; from the coding sequence ATGTGTGGAATCTCCGGAGTATTTGCTTTTACTGATGCAGGCCGCAACTCGTTGGCCTCCCTGCGCGCCTCAACCGACGCCATCGTTAGCCGTGGTCCTGATTCGCAGGGCCACTTTGCTTACGAGCGGTGTGGTCTTGGTTTTCGGCGGCTCGCCATCCTTGACCTGACCGCCGACGGCAACCAGCCCATGACCGATGAGTCGGGCCGCTACACGATTGTCTTTAATGGCGAGATCTTCAACTTCAAGGAGCTGCGCCAAAAGTTAGTCAGCAAGGGACACCGCTTCCACTCCCAAACCGACACGGAGGTAGTGCTGCACCTCTATATTTCCGAGGGCCGCAACTTCCTGAAAAAGCTGAATGGCTTCTTCGACTTCGCCATTTACGACAAGGAAGAGGACTCTATTTTCTTGGCCCGTGACCGGATGGGGGAGAAGCCCCTGCTGATTTACCGCGACGAGGACAAGCTCTTGTTTGCCTCCGAAATGAAGTCATTGCTAGCCTTGGGCGTGCCGCGCAAGCTGGATTACGTTTCCTTGAGCCACTACCTTCAGCTCAACTATATTCCGGGTCCCGCCACTATTTTCAAAGGCGTAAAGAAGCTGCTGCCTGGCCACTACCTGTACGTGAAGGGCAAGAAGGTAGTGCGCAAGCGGTGGTACAAGATTCCCTACGACGCCAAGAAAGCCGAGAAGAACAAGCTCAGCTATGAGCAGCAGCAAGCCAAACTGGTAGACCTGCTCGACGATGCCACGGCCCGCCGCCTCGTAGCCGACGTGCCCGTGGGCGCCTTCCTTAGTGGCGGCATCGACTCCTCAGTAATCGTGGCCCTAGCCACGCGCCACACCCAACACCTAAACACCTTCAGCATTGGCTACCGCGACGAGCCCTTCTTCGACGAAACCAAGTACGCCAAGCTCGTAGCAGATAAGTACAAGACCAATCATACGGTCTTCTCCCTGACTAACCAGGACCTCTACGACCATATTTTCGATGTGTTGAACTACATCGACGAGCCCTTCGCCGACTCCTCGGCGCTGGCCGTGTATATCCTCAGCAAGCGCACCCGGGAAAAAGCCACGGTAGCGTTGTCGGGCGACGGGGCTGATGAGTTGTTTGGCGGCTACAATAAGCACATGGGGGAGTTTCAGGTGCGTCAGGGCGGCTTTAAGGCCGAAGCCGTAACAGGCTTAAACCTGCTGTGGGACGTGCTACCTAAGTCACGCAATTCATTTTTTGGCAACAAAGTGCGGCAGTTTCAGCGCTTCTCGCGCGGCATGCTGTCTGGCCCCAAGGACCGGTACTGGGATTGGGCTTCGTTTGCGTCCGAGAAGGATGCGCGCGCCCTATTGAGCCCAGCAGCCAAACGCAAAGTTGGCAAGAAGCTGGCTGAGAAGCGCCGGAAAGATATTCTTGAAGATCTGCATGCCGACGGCGACCTGAACGAGGTGCTGCTCACGGATACCAAGCTGGTGCTACCCTACGACATGCTCACCAAGGTAGACCTGATGAGCATGGCTAATTCCCTGGAGGTGCGCCCGCCCTTCCTCGACCCTAATGTCGTACGCTTCGCTTTTTCCATCCCCGTTTCCAGCAAAATCGATGGGAAGATGAAAAAGAAGATTGTGCAGGATGCCTTCCGGCCTATGCTGCCCGGGGAGTTGTACAAGCGGCCTAAGCACGGCTTCGAGGTACCATTGCTAAAGTGGTTTCGTGGGGAGCTTCGCCCCTTAATTGAGGACGACTTGCTTTCCGACGGGTTCATTGAGGCCCAAGGCGTGTTCGATGTCGAAGCTATTCGCGGGCTGAAGAGGCAGCTTTTCTCCTCCAGCCCCGGCGACGTGCACGCCCGCATTTGGGCCCTGATTGTGTTCCAGTGGTGGTGGAAAAAGCATATGATGGCTGCCTAG
- a CDS encoding UDP-glucuronic acid decarboxylase family protein, whose translation MSDKKRVLITGGAGFLGSHLCDRFLAEGYHVIAMDNLVTGDLENIQHLFGKENFEFHHHDVSKFVFVPGKLDYILHFASPASPIDYLKIPIQTLKVGSLGTHNLLGLARVKGARMLIASTSEVYGDPEIHPQVEEYFGNVNPVGPRGCYDEAKRFQEAITMAYHNHHGLETRIVRIFNTYGPRMRLNDGRVLPAFLSQALRGENLTVFGDGSQTRSFCYVDDLVDGIYRLLLSDYHLPVNIGNPSEITIKEFGEEIARLTGVEFKPDYRPLPENDPMKRRPDITKAKEVLGWEPKVDRAEGLRRTLEYFREHVPGVITGQVNNTPRTF comes from the coding sequence ATGTCAGATAAGAAACGCGTATTAATCACCGGCGGGGCAGGCTTTCTAGGCTCCCACCTCTGCGACCGGTTCTTGGCGGAAGGCTACCACGTCATTGCCATGGATAACCTCGTGACGGGTGATTTAGAAAACATCCAGCATTTGTTTGGCAAAGAGAACTTTGAGTTTCATCATCATGATGTATCAAAGTTTGTATTTGTACCCGGCAAGCTGGATTACATTCTGCACTTCGCCTCACCTGCTTCGCCCATTGACTACCTTAAGATTCCCATTCAGACGCTGAAGGTGGGCTCACTAGGCACCCATAACCTGTTGGGCTTAGCCCGTGTAAAGGGTGCCCGGATGCTAATTGCCAGCACCTCGGAAGTGTACGGCGACCCAGAAATTCACCCCCAGGTTGAAGAATACTTCGGTAACGTAAACCCCGTGGGACCCCGCGGTTGCTATGATGAAGCCAAGCGCTTCCAGGAGGCCATCACCATGGCTTATCATAACCACCATGGCCTGGAGACCCGCATTGTGCGCATCTTCAACACCTATGGCCCGCGCATGCGCCTCAACGACGGTCGCGTATTGCCGGCTTTCCTCTCGCAGGCCCTGCGTGGCGAGAACCTAACGGTATTCGGCGATGGTTCGCAAACCCGCTCGTTCTGCTACGTGGATGATCTAGTAGATGGCATCTACCGTCTGCTGCTGAGCGACTATCACTTGCCTGTGAACATTGGCAACCCGTCGGAAATCACCATTAAGGAGTTCGGCGAGGAAATTGCCCGCCTTACTGGCGTGGAGTTCAAGCCCGATTACCGGCCTCTGCCGGAAAACGACCCTATGAAGCGCCGGCCTGACATCACCAAAGCCAAAGAGGTGCTGGGCTGGGAGCCGAAGGTAGACCGTGCGGAAGGGTTGCGTCGTACTTTAGAGTACTTCCGGGAGCATGTGCCCGGTGTGATTACTGGTCAGGTAAATAACACCCCACGCACGTTCTAG